A window from Bubalus kerabau isolate K-KA32 ecotype Philippines breed swamp buffalo chromosome 5, PCC_UOA_SB_1v2, whole genome shotgun sequence encodes these proteins:
- the LOC129653748 gene encoding olfactory receptor 143-like: MNMENASSVTEFILMGLTEQPELQLPLFFLFLLNYLVTVVGNLCLMILICLNSHLHTPMYFFLFNLSFIDLCYSSVFTPKMLMNFISKRNVISFTGCISQLFFFCLFATSECYVLTAMAYDRYVAICKPLLYTVAISPQVCSLLMSGSYVMGFAGATVHTGCMMRLMFCDSNIISHYMCDILPLLQLSCSSTYANEIVVSAVVGTVAIVSSLIILISYALILFNILHIPSSKGWSKALSTCGSHITTVGLFYAFGLLTHVRPPSSSFVEQGKFFSVLYTNVVPMLNPLIYSLRNKDVKIAVKKTLKRITK, translated from the coding sequence ATGAACATGGAAAATGCCTCCTCTGTGACTGAGTTTATCCTTATGGGATTGACAGAACAACCTGAACTCCAGTTACCCTTGTTTTTCCTGTTTCTGCTGAACTACCTGGTCACTGTGGTGGGCAATTTATGCTTGATGATTCTAATTTGTCTAAATTCACACCTGCACACTCCCATGTACTTTTTTCTGTTCAATCTCTCTTTTATTGATCTCTGTTACTCATCTGTCTTTACCCCCAAAATGCTAATGAACTTTATTTCCAAGAGGAATGTCATCTCCTTTACAGGATGTATATCTCAGctatttttcttctgcctttttgccACCTCTGAGTGCTATGTGTTGACAGCCATGGCCTATgatcgctatgtggccatctgtaagcCCTTGCTGTATACAGTGGCCATATCCCCTCAGGTGTGTTCTCTGCTGATGTCTGGTTCATATGTGATGGGGTTTGCTGGAGCCACGGTCCACACAGGGTGTATGATGAGGCTGATGTTTTGTGATTCCAACATCATCAGCCATTACATGTGTGACATTCTCCCACTCCTCCAGCTCTCCTGCAGCAGCACGTATGCCAATGAGATCGTGGTTTCTGCTGTTGTGGGGACAGTTGCCATAGTATCTAGCCTCATTATCTTAATTTCTTATGCTTTGATTCTTTTCAATATTCTTCATATACCATCATCTAAAGGTTGGTCCAAAGCCTTGAGCACCTGTGGGTCCCATATTACAACAGTTGGTCTATTCTATGCATTTGGGCTGCTCACTCATGTCAGGCCACCGTCTTCTAGTTTTGTGGAGCAGGGAAAATTTTTCTCAGTGCTTTACACTAATGTGGTACCCATGCTGAACCCTCTCATTTATAGCCTCAGGAACAAGGATGTCAAAATTGCTGTGAAGAAAACCTTGAAGAGAATCACAAAATGA